In one Pseudarthrobacter sp. NBSH8 genomic region, the following are encoded:
- a CDS encoding RNA polymerase sigma factor: MEEPLVLDTLAEVDIDTFADTAGADPAVLFGAVYRTFAGAVQGYLKARGVDDSEAVTQDVFLAFFPKIGELTGGLQGAKSLVFSIAHARMVDYYRRVERRPDFTPYDPLQDGRSTESAEDHALGRSGGAAALLEGLADDHREVLALRVVADLSIEQVAGIMGKSQGAIKQLQRRALQNLKDQTLRRNQADHE; this comes from the coding sequence ATGGAGGAGCCACTGGTGCTAGACACTTTGGCCGAAGTAGACATAGATACATTTGCAGACACTGCCGGTGCTGATCCGGCTGTGCTCTTCGGTGCTGTCTATCGAACCTTTGCCGGAGCGGTCCAGGGCTACCTCAAGGCCCGCGGCGTGGACGATTCCGAGGCTGTCACCCAGGACGTATTCTTGGCGTTTTTCCCGAAGATTGGCGAGCTGACCGGCGGGCTGCAGGGTGCCAAGTCGTTGGTTTTTTCCATCGCGCACGCCCGGATGGTGGATTACTACCGGCGGGTCGAGCGCCGGCCGGACTTCACCCCGTACGACCCCCTGCAGGACGGGCGCAGCACGGAGTCCGCGGAGGACCACGCTTTAGGCCGCAGCGGCGGCGCGGCTGCCCTGCTTGAAGGCCTCGCCGATGACCACCGCGAGGTCCTGGCACTGCGGGTGGTGGCGGACTTATCGATCGAACAGGTGGCCGGCATCATGGGCAAGTCCCAGGGTGCCATCAAGCAGCTCCAACGCAGGGCGCTGCAAAATCTCAAGGACCAGACTCTTAGAAGAAACCAGGCAGATCATGAGTGA